Within the Miscanthus floridulus cultivar M001 chromosome 2, ASM1932011v1, whole genome shotgun sequence genome, the region TACAAAACAACATAACGGCTTCATCATTTTGTGACATGGACAGCCCTGTTTCGGAACGGCTGCAAAACTTGCTATTAGCAACGGTTCCTGGGGACGGGCACACCAGCCTCTTTAGTACCTTTTACATGCTACTGTCCCTTTGTATATTACGTTATTAATGAACCTGTTCTCTCGTTTTACAAGCTATTGTCCCTCTCTTGTACTCGCATATGCGCGCGATGGCGCGTTTGAATCCACCGTCATCTGCAGAAGCGAACATTTGATTGGAATCCTGAAGCAGGAAGGCAGAACTGAGCCGTGCATCAGCAGCGGTAGCAAGCTGGCCAACACAACTTGGCCCATCACCCAGAGTGCCTGGTCCCAACATCGCAGCAGCCCACTGCTAGCCCGCCACTGCAGTGTTATTGTTAACAAGATCATTTGACCCCCTTCAGTTTTGTTCCATCTCTGAAGCATAGGATAGCAAAAAACCGGATGATATATAGGCTTAGAAAACCAACTCAGCTTATTTTTAGGATGATCTTTTGGATACGTCTTTGGTCCATCCTTGAGAAGGTGGCCAACCAATCCAATTTGAAGCTGGTATATATATCGACTATTAGAGACTACGACAATAGAGATTTTCGTCAAAAATGAATGGTGGTCTTTTTATTGGCTTAGTGCTTAGTTTGCCATTTGGCACTTTTAGATCCTTCACCTCTCTTGCTTTTTTAGAGATTCTTTTCTGCTGGATGTTGGATCTTTGTAATAAGTGCAAAGCTCTTGCAGAGGGCGGAATAAAAAttccttttaaaaaaaattcatatctcaaaaTCAACACCCTCAAGTCCGGGGAGACTTGTTTGGATGCACTCCCTTCCATCCCAATCAGTATATATGGATCGAGAACCTCAATCTTTTCCAACTCACGTGGATCAGAGTGCATCTAAACAAGTTCTAAACTAGAAACACATGTGACTTAGAGTTTGACTCCCAAAAGTTGGATCGAATATACTTGCGTCCAGTTCTACATGTATGGTGATACGAACACTACCGTTCCTTCTACATGCATTAGGGATTATAATCCAAGCATACGCACACATTTACATGCACGGATGCTCAGCTCGTACGATGTATTTGATCAGCTGCACATACATATATACAGATTATATTCACACACACATCGTGTCTACGCACACAACAATTACTCTTCCTCGCCGGACAAGCCTAAGCTCACCGGCGTGCCGGTCTCCGGTATCCAGTCCGCGCCGTGCAAGAAGTGGCCCACTGTGAACTGCAGCGCCTTGTCCTTGCCCATCACGTGGAACCCCCGCATCTCCTTCCGCCCGGTGAcgttggcgccgtcgccggcgttCCTGAACTCGCCGAAGAAGGCCGTGCCCAGGTCGTCCTTGCCCTCCCAGGGCATGTACCCCTGGCCGTGCACGAAGCCGTCGATGATGGACTCCATCACCACCGTCCTCGCGAACTCCTTCCACGGCCGGCCCAGGTACGCCTTGACCGGCGAGGCCCCGGCCCCGGCGGACTTGTTGCTGTTGCTGCTGGCGAGCTGCTCGTCCGCGACGATCTGGCTCCGGTGGATGACGAAGCCCGTGGTCTGCTGGTGGTCCCGCCGCGACTGCGCGGTGACCACGGCCGGCTGGCCCGGCCGCGGCTGCCGCACCAGCAGCAGGCAGCGCTGGAACACGGCCGCGGCGTCGCCCATGATGAAGTCCACGGTGCCGGAGATGAAGCAGCTGCGGTAGAACTGCCGGTACGCCTGCGCGAACAGCGTGTCCTGGTTGCCCTCGATCCGGCAGTTGAAGAAGATGGCCTTGTCGCCCTTCACCCGCAGCGCCAGCGCTTGCTGCTTCTCCACACCCGCCGTGTTCCGGATGCCCAGCTTCATCGCCATGAAACTGTCACCGTCCACCGCTGCATGCAGTGCAGGCATATTATGGTGGATGATCCATGCCAATGCCATGCCCATGCGTCGTGCTTCAATCAATCAACCAATGATTATATGATATATACCAAAAGTGGCGGTTCTCCACATCCTGATGCCGTCCACGATGTTCTTGCTGCCCGTCACGATGGACCTCTTGGACCCGTCGCCGTACATGGTGATGTTGGCCATCCTACCAGTGATGTTCACCGTCTCGTCGTACACGCCTTCCTTTACGTAGATGAAGTACCTGCCGCTGTACTTATCCGGCATGGCGTCCAGCGCGGCCGAGATGTTGGTGAAGTCGCCGCTGCCGTCCTTGGCCACCGTCACGTTGGGCGTGAGCGCGGCCTTGCGCCGCCCGCCCTTGACGCCGAGCAGCTTCCGCTCCTCGTTGGGCACCCACGTGGGgacggacgacgacgacgtggaTTCCCCCTCTTCCTCCAGCTGACGGTTGCTGCCCTTGCCGTTCACGTCGTCGGGGCTGCCGCCGTTGAGATCGAGCATGGAGGCCAGTGCGGCGCCCTGCTTGATGATGGCGAGGGCGTTGCTAGAGATCTCCCGCGCCTTCTCCATGGTGCTCTTCACCTCATCGCGGACCTCCCCCTTGGGGAACATGTCAACGCAGGAGCCCTGGAACGTGATCACCGCGCTGAGCCAGGCCTGGAGGTCCTGCGCGGGCCCGTCCACGCCGCGCCACGCGATGCTGGACAGCGCGCGCTCCACGTTGCCCCGGCAGTCCTCCAGGAGCATACGGCAGTCGTGGATGGCCTCCCACACCAGGGTGTCGTTGCTCTGCCGCACCGCGTCCAGCACCGACGAGCGGTTGAACCCCTCCGCCAGCGCGCGCTCCACGGCGGTGatcgcggcggccgcggcggcgtgcGGGTGCTCGGCCGGGTCCGTCCGCGACAGCGCCGACTCCAGCGTGTCGCGGCACGTGCCCTGGAAGTCCGCGGGCGCGCAGAAGAGCTCCACGCTGCGCATCGTCTTGATCATGTTGCGCTTGCTCTCCGAGTCGTAGCCGGCCCTCTCGTTCACGAAGAACACGACCGTCCCGATCACCATGGCCACGAGCAGGCACGCCGACAGGACGCCGACGACGAGCCTATTGCGCGACTGGCCGCCATCGGACGACGACATTGGCGTTGGCGCGCGCAACcggagcccgccgccgccgcgcgagcCAAATCCGGATCGGAGGGCACGACGTCGACGCGGGACGCGGCACGGGGCGTCagttggacatatgcatggaaacGAACGTGCCCAACGACCAACACCGCCAAGTGGCTATGATTAGGAAGAGGAGAGTTTGTTTTGGATTGCCTGATGATTGTTTGGTACAGAGTTGTGGTTTACCCTTGTTCTCAGGAAGAGGCTTGTGTTGGATTTGTGCCGGGAAGATTCTACTACCGGGCGTGGCTTTTCTGTCCTATTCTTTTTTAAAAACTTATTAAATACTGCCAGAGAGAGAACTTTTTTATTTATAGAGAATGTTATTCTAGGAGAATAAGCAGTTTCATCCTTATGTTTTGTAGCAGGCTCAGTTTTATCCATTATTACTTTTTCGTCTCAAATAGTAAGTCGTTTTAAAATTTGTCCTAAGCCAAAATTTATCTAACTTTAACCAAATCTATAGagaaaatatattaatatatacAATATCACACAACACACTATCGAACTATATTTACagtgatctaatgaatctagtttGGTATTTTAGACGTTTATTATGCATTTTTCTATAAGTCAAAATTAGAGACGTTTGACTTATGACAAAGCTAAAAATGACTtaaaatttcaaatggagggcaTATGATTCACTTCTTATTTTTAATTAGGGTTGTGTTATGTGTTCGTAGATTCTCGGTTAACGATGTGTAGCCACCCAAAACAGATTGAAGCATTAGTCTTCTTTCATCTTCATCAATCGTTTTCTATGTCTTGCCTCCAAAGCGTAAGATGATGTAAGCTCATGCCTGCCTTTTCCCACCATCATGTCATTTTTGTGTTTTCCCGTTCGTTATGCCACTCACTAGTCATTCTCCACCTTCTGTTATTAGCAGTGTCCTACCTCACTGCTCACCACTTCTCATCGTTGTCACCAGGCAAACCGCCTCACAAGAACATCCCTTTTAAAAAGAACTTTAGAAGCCCTAATTTTGAACCACAACCCTACTCACTAACCTCACTGATGGCATTTTTCTACTCTAATGCAACAAGCCCATGTTCAAACAAGTTGATGGAAATGGGGACTCTTTAGTCTACTAAAATTTGCAACCACTATTCTTTGATTATGATTGGAGCTATCTTGTTACTAGTTTAGAGCTCCGTCTCAactcttagggcctgtttggtatgCTCACACTAGCTCCGGCTCCATCTGATGTACGCACTGTAGTAAGGAGCCATtagcttttttttccttttgcttGACTGCCTCCCGACTATAGTGCATCTACAATGTCAAAGTTGGAGCATATCTATGCTACTATTCTACTACTCTAAACTATACTATGTAATACAAAGGAAACCCATAAAACCACCAgcataaaaaaatagtaaaatttATGCTACCATTGTACTATGCAGTATAAAGTGGCAGGACTTGTACCCCTTCACATCGTGTCATCCAACACAATGTTTGGTCAGGAGTGTGGAGGGGTTAAAGTGGTTTTCACTTCGCGTGTTAATGGAAACACCATGGTAATGGAGATGGTGTTCATTCTAACCAATGTTGTATTATCTAAGCCTATTGAATTGCCGTCTCGTATTTCCAAATGCGTTATTTTTTGGTATTATAATTTGTTACTCTATCAAAAAGAATTGACATTTTGGACATTAACACTACAATATGCAAACCACAACTTTGGTTAGTAGTTTTGTTATCGAATATTTCTTGAACATGTCAAACATATACCTTTTTGAATTTGCTAGCCGTGGGTCGGCCTAGCAAACTATTCAAACAAGTTACTTAAAGCTTTATCACTAGACAAATATATGCCTTATTAATTTAGAATTGATGGAAAACATAATAAtatatttaaaaccatttacAACGTGTTTACAATACACATTAGGATCCCCACGGGATCAAAGATTCCCTACAGACAATCCATAGCTTTGTGCCATCTTATCATTACTATTTAGATATTCCACATTAGTTCTCATGAAAAAACATTAGTAAAAAAATACAAATCCTAAAATTTCTCACAAAAGTCAGAAAAAATTAGCCTTTAATTTGGTAAACAATAATCATCATTGTTAATAGTACCCATTGGGTCCACTCTattttatgaaaaatataaacACTTCTGCCATTATGAAAAACTATATAAAATAACCTCTTAAATTTGCATCCAAATTTCCCACCAATAAACTATGAGAACAATTTAAAATAACCACcttatttgcatctaaattacccatgtTTGCCATATTAAAAGATGGATTAAATTAAAATAACCCTCTAAGTTACCCACTTCTGTAACTACGAAAGGTAATGCAAAGTAACGCCTAAATTTCCATGTAGAACACAAACATTCGcaattatgaaagataatataaagtaacacttttatttttttatctaaattGTCCACCGCTAGTGTTATAtaaaataaactaaaatatcCCTCAAATTTATGTGTAAATACTAATAGTTTATCAAACGTGGAGAAATGCTCCCTTAACAAAGCACATATCTATGACATTGACAATTAACTCTAAGTTATATTAATACTCCATGAAATAATTTTTGTAACTTATTACTTTAAATATGTTTATTATATATTTTGACTAAAACATATGCAAATATAATTCTTTAATGTAACAAATGATactaataaattatttaatattctATTACTATCCATGacatataatttttatataaatgcaTGGTTACTTTTGAAAGGATCAAGTTGCCCAAAAGGGAGGGTGAATTgcgctaattctaaatttttgcaaaaATTAAGACCTAGACTTAGCTCATTTCACCCTTGTGTTTAGAATGTGTTACTATTGTTCTCcctacaaaagttttgcaccctaggttccaatcctactctagcatggcaattctaggaacgTAAAGACATAacatgaattgctcaaatgtaaatgctcaaagtaaagagagggaaaggaacacggcgatgttttttcaaggtatcggagagtcgccactccccactagtcctcgttggagcacccgcgcaagggtgtagctcccccttgattcgcgcaaggatcaagtgctctctacgggctgattctttgacactccgttatggtgaatcacccacaaccgctcacaaagtgacttgggtcatccacacgctccgtcggatgatcaccaagctcccaatcaccaccgagcagtctaggtgatggcgatcaccaagagtaacaagcacaaactctcactcgaccaagacaagcctaatgagtaaggtggatgcacacttgctacttcctatgcactaatgaggtccttaatcttggattatcaatctcaatcaccccactaggctcttgctctcccttgcactccaaaggtgattCTCAGCTGAAGAAATGGACAAGAGACCTCccatggatgagtggagtaagtatttataccccctcattcaaaacataacatttgCGGGCTGACCAAACGCTTCGGTCAGTTGTACCCGCCACTGTGTCAAAGAGAGCCGTTAAGCTCTGATCGGACtctgactagcgtccggtcagcacccaccggacCCGTTCGGTCAAGAAAAAGCCTCTCTAGAGTGGACCAGACGTAGGCACCCCAGCGTCCGATGCTCCtccactcagtgtccggtcagtaccaaATGACTGCAGTTGATTGACCGGAGTCAGGCCAACGTTCGGTCAGCacacaccggacgcatccggtcaagaaaaaacctctctagaacctctctggagtggaCCGGACATAGGCACCCTAGGTGTCCGATGCCCctccactcagcgtccgatcagtactaGACGACTAtagttgatcaaataaactgaccggactcatcctccagcatccagtcacaaccagactgaaaggatcaagatgcccaaggggggggggtaaattgggctaattctaaattttcttgcaataatcaaatcctacggatagcccaattaaccccttgtgcctagaaaagtatttctatcaaattaacgcacaaaagacttacaacctatgttccaaacttactctagcatggcaattctatgaatgtaaagacaagtattgaattgctcaaagtaaatacttaaagtaaatgctcaaagtaaatggagagaggaacgcggcgatgttttgccgaggtatcggagagtcgccactccccactagtcctcgttggagcacccgcgtaagggtgtagctcccccttgatctacgcaaggatcaagtgctctctacgggttgattctttgacactccgtcacggcgaatcacccaaagccactcacaacttgagttgagtcacccacaagctccaccgggtgaacaccaagcttccaatcaccactaagccgtctaggtgatggcgatcaccaagagtaacaagcacgaactctcacttgaccacgcgaagcctaatgagaagatggatgcacacttgtctactcttgattcactaatgaggtttcactcttggattctcaaatcacaaacacctcactaggaccttgctcttcttggcactcacaaacgtgtttctcagctattggaatgagcaaaagtaactccacacacgagtggagcttctatttataaggtagcctgaaaaacgaaccattatgagcttctgcagggtgaccggacgctccggtcatgttgaccggatgctccggtcatgttgaccggatgctccggtcagttcaacccgcgaaccagcaaaaatgtattgaccggacactggtagggtccggtcagcactgaccggacgcgtccggtcacataaaACCCTTCCTGgcaccttactggactcgaccggacactgaaccctcagggtctggtcagtactgaccggacgcgtccggtcacaaattcccttctctggaaccttactggagttgaccggacgctgaaccctcagggtccggtcagtactgaccggacgcatccggtcatagattcccttgtctagaaccttactagagtcgaccggacgctgccttttagcgtccagtcacttgacctctctagcgtccagtcgcaccgaaTGTAGACAGctaatcaaatgaactaaccggaccctgcggccagcgtctggtcgcatcgGGGCTAGCGttcgatcagcatttgaccctccattcacttccaactctcgatcgtatgtgaatgaagtttgctccaaaggatcttaggcattcataggagctacctagagctagttttaacaagtgtgcaccacacctaactcagtagacttaactaggtcaagctacccgtccatacccccttaatagtatggccaaaggaaaaacaaagtcctaaactactctaagtgtcactccaactccaatcgacacttagaactagtcatccttaaccttgtcgtccatcctttgaaaaccaaaacgatttccatcgtaggggcatgacaactttgattgcctaattggtctccattaccatgacctaacttaattgcatctgcaaaacacacgttagtcatagtaactttgtattgtcattaatcacagaaacccaactaggggcctagatgctttcaatctccccctttttggtgcttgatgacaataccacctcgagtatgtgaaagagtgaggtttttgacgggcttagttcatataagcttttgtcggtaagaacaaaagtgttattcaagcttatatgacccaagccaacacaatgtactcaaagaatgtgaattaagcatgagtacaagtaacaaagctcatttgcatcggagtgaaactgcggaagcaaaggcaaatgagcataacacaagtgatatgacacataaataatgtaaagtagagagcacacatgtcatatatcacaatcacgtagatagcactatcacatagatataaaaatatgcatgaaagtaatcacacgaatgcataagtaatagtgtatctcacaaataaaactccaaatgtatataatacgctaatactatataactagctccccctagatcatgctccccctgagtctacatacttgaaccctctccccctttgacgtcaaacaccaaaaactaagggtcggtcggcggggctgcagcggatgagtcgggcgctgaagtacgtggggcaacttggaactgggcaccatcatcatctgaccctgagctctatactgactgaccctctgtggcaggaagtgtcgctaaagtggtctgggtctgagctagggctggtgctgcctgtgaagctgctagtatgtctatcgtaggatctgacgaggcgacagacgaggggagcctctaagtagtcactACGGCTGGAGCTACTATGGACGGACCGGtagtatgcatatgaggtggtgtaggcatgctggtcagctcgctgaaagatgctccaagactcctggagactgacgtgtcaggcacaaatagcgagggtgactgctctggtgagaaacccatgtgatatggagtgaactgcagggcaaccaccggtgaggacaaccattgggacacctgaactgtaggtgaagcgaatggagctggaggctgtccctgactctaaagcccactaggctgtatagCTGTAGTCATCATGGtggaggcaggctgagcaagctagggcgaagactgtggcagtggggccccaagtgctgtcacgacatgctgcataaagcccataagctgctgctgcatgagtatctgctggtgatgcatctgctgctgctgctgctggagaagctgctgctgcctctagaactcgtcctaacgagcctggaattgtgcgaagttggtagcggtctcctgtgcctgtcatgcc harbors:
- the LOC136539719 gene encoding probable pectinesterase/pectinesterase inhibitor 13, whose translation is MSSSDGGQSRNRLVVGVLSACLLVAMVIGTVVFFVNERAGYDSESKRNMIKTMRSVELFCAPADFQGTCRDTLESALSRTDPAEHPHAAAAAAITAVERALAEGFNRSSVLDAVRQSNDTLVWEAIHDCRMLLEDCRGNVERALSSIAWRGVDGPAQDLQAWLSAVITFQGSCVDMFPKGEVRDEVKSTMEKAREISSNALAIIKQGAALASMLDLNGGSPDDVNGKGSNRQLEEEGESTSSSSVPTWVPNEERKLLGVKGGRRKAALTPNVTVAKDGSGDFTNISAALDAMPDKYSGRYFIYVKEGVYDETVNITGRMANITMYGDGSKRSIVTGSKNIVDGIRMWRTATFAVDGDSFMAMKLGIRNTAGVEKQQALALRVKGDKAIFFNCRIEGNQDTLFAQAYRQFYRSCFISGTVDFIMGDAAAVFQRCLLLVRQPRPGQPAVVTAQSRRDHQQTTGFVIHRSQIVADEQLASSNSNKSAGAGASPVKAYLGRPWKEFARTVVMESIIDGFVHGQGYMPWEGKDDLGTAFFGEFRNAGDGANVTGRKEMRGFHVMGKDKALQFTVGHFLHGADWIPETGTPVSLGLSGEEE